The following are encoded in a window of Manihot esculenta cultivar AM560-2 chromosome 8, M.esculenta_v8, whole genome shotgun sequence genomic DNA:
- the LOC110620572 gene encoding receptor-like protein 7, with product MAVCNRLQIKIPIFFLWFSLLLPLSNLFFGIHASLASGVCLSDQRSLLMQLHSSLVFNGITSTKLVRWNFSADCCEWAGVTCDGGGLGRVIGLNLNDESISGGLENSNALFSLQYLQNLDLSFNNFNTSIPQSFANLSNLVSLNLSNAGFVGQIPVAISRMTTLVTLDLSSRLYYLGHRSLNLENPNLAMLVLNLNRLIELHLDGVNISSHGNEWCRALSSSLPNLQVLSLCNCFLSGPIDSSLVKLPSLSVIRLNGNNLSAPVPEFFANFSNLKILSLSDCSLQGKFPPDVFQVPTLEILDLSYNIELWGSLPDDLQKSSLKTLVLSNTNYSGSLPDSIGTLGNLSRIELAACKFNGLIPMSIAKLTELVYLDFSSNSFSGPIPSFSRSKQLVYIDFSHNQLSGEILSTHFEGLWNLLYIDLRFNSLSGSIPPSLFAIPSLQKIQLSFNQFTGQLPEFSGASSSSLDALDLSSNKLEGPIPISIFDIKRLHVLLLSSNKFNGTIQLDRIQKLRDLHGIDLSYNNLTVENASKSTSSSFPQISTLKLASCKLRMFPNLSNQSKLTLLDLSDNQITGVVPSWIWEVGSGSLLYLNLSHNLLEDLEQPHCAPNLAVLDLHYNRLKGQIPTFPPFATYVDYSSNNFTSVIPDNFGTNLSSMAIFLSLSNNSLTGVIPESICNATFLQVLDLSDNGLNGRIPSCLIERSKNLGVLNLRKNNFGGNIQDNFPANCHLKTLDMSRNLLEGKVPQSLINCNTLEVLDLGSNKFNDTFPCLLRNMSSLRVLVLRDNNFYGNISCTRTDVKWTNLQIVDIASNNFSGRLPNTILSSWKAMMGGGNETHDYLKFEVLRLSQLYYQDSITVISKGLEMNLVKILTIFTYIDVSHNKFEGLIPENLGQLNSLIVLNLSHNALVGQIPSALGSISQLESLDLSDNKLSGEIPQQLADLTFLSVLNLSYNKLVGKIPTSTQLQSFSASSFANNKGLFGPPLTKTCTNISTVSDFPPRHGAEIKWNYLSIELGYVFGLGIVVLPLMLWKRWRICYYKHIDGIIVKMFPKLCDRIRNSQRRRY from the coding sequence ATGGCTGTTTGTAATCGTCTCCAAATTAAAAttcctattttttttttgtggtttTCGTTGCTGCTGCCCCTGTCAAATTTGTTCTTTGGCATCCATGCATCTTTGGCTTCTGGCGTATGCCTAAGCGATCAACGATCCTTGTTAATGCAATTACATTCGAGCCTCGTCTTCAATGGCATTACTTCCACAAAGCTGGTGAGATGGAATTTCAGTGCAGATTGCTGTGAGTGGGCTGGTGTAACCTGTGATGGTGGCGGTCTGGGTCGCGTTATTGGCCTCAATTTGAACGATGAATCAATTTCCGGCGGACTTGAGAATTCAAATGCACTCTTCAGCCTTCAATATCTCCAGAATCTAGATTTGTCTTTCAACAATTTCAACACAAGTATACCACAGAGTTTTGCCAACCTCTCAAATTTGGTTTCTCTGAATTTGTCCAACGCTGGTTTTGTGGGTCAAATTCCAGTTGCGATTTCACGCATGACAACGTTGGTCACACTTGATTTGTCTTCTAGGCTTTATTACTTGGGACATCGTTCGCTGAACCTTGAGAATCCAAATCTCGCAATGCTAGTTTTAAATCTCAACAGGCTCATAGAACTCCATCTTGATGGTGTAAATATATCCTCACATGGGAACGAGTGGTGCAGAGCCTTATCGTCTTCACTGCCTAATCTGCAAGTATTGAGCTTGTGCAATTGTTTTCTTTCAGGCCCTATTGATTCTTCCCTCGTAAAGCTTCCGTCTTTGTCAGTAATTCGTTTGAACGGCAACAATTTATCTGCCCCAGTTCCAGAATTCTTCGCAAATTTCTCCAATTTGAAGATCTTGAGCCTCAGTGATTGCAGTTTGCAAGGAAAGTTTCCTCCAGACGTATTCCAGGTACCAACACTTGAGATTCTGGACTTATCATACAACATAGAGCTGTGGGGATCCTTGCCAGATGATTTGCAGAAGTCCTCTCTTAAGACCTTGGTGCTTAGCAACACAAATTACTCAGGGAGCCTACCGGATTCCATCGGCACACTTGGGAATTTGTCCAGAATAGAGCTTGCAGCTTGCAAATTCAATGGATTGATTCCGATGTCAATCGCCAAGCTCACTGAACTCGTCTATTTAGACTTCTCATCTAACTCGTTCAGTGGCCCAATCCCATCATTTAGCAGGTCCAAGCAACTCGTGTATATAGACTTCTCTCACAATCAATTGTCTGGTGAGATTCTGTCCACTCACTTCGAAGGCCTTTGGAATCTTCTCTATATCGACTTGAGGTTTAATTCACTTAGTGGGAGCATTCCTCCATCTCTGTTCGCAATCCCATCGCTGCAGAAGATTCAGCTTTCCTTCAACCAATTTACGGGTCAACTTCCTGAATTCTCAGGTGCGTCATCTTCTTCTCTGGATGCCCTGGATTTGAGCAGCAATAAACTAGAAGGTCCCATTCCCATTTCAATATTTGACATCAAAAGACTCCATGTCCTTCTACTTTCATCCAACAAATTCAATGGCACCATACAACTAGACAGGATTCAGAAGCTTAGAGACCTCCACGGGATTGATCTTTCATACAACAATTTGACAGTGGAAAATGCTAGCAAATCGACCTCAAGTTCCTTTCCCCAGATCAGCACATTAAAACTGGCTTCTTGCAAGTTGCGTATGTTTCCAAATCTGAGCAACCAGTCAAAATTAACATTGTTGGACTTGTCAGACAACCAAATCACTGGGGTAGTTCCTAGTTGGATTTGGGAAGTTGGTAGTGGATCTCTCCTCTATCTGAATCTTTCACATAATCTCTTGGAGGATTTGGAACAACCTCACTGTGCTCCCAATCTTGCTGTTCTGGACCTACATTACAACCGGCTCAAAGGGCAGATTCCAACTTTTCCGCCATTTGCTACTTATGTGGATTACTCGAGCAATAACTTTACTTCTGTCATACCAGACAACTTTGGAACTAACCTCTCATCAATGGCTATTTTTTTATCCCTTTCAAACAACAGCCTCACAGGCGTTATACCAGAGTCGATATGCAATGCTACTTTTCTTCAAGTTCTTGACTTGTCCGACAATGGCTTGAATGGTAGAATCCCATCCTGTCTAATTGAGAGGAGTAAGAATCTTGGCGTTTTGAATTTAAGGAAAAACAACTTCGGTGGCAACATTCAAGACAATTTTCCGGCAAATTGCCATTTGAAAACTCTAGATATGAGTCGGAATCTATTGGAGGGGAAGGTACCACAATCTTTGATCAATTGCAACACGTTAGAGGTTTTAGACCTTGGAAGCAATAAATTCAATGATACTTTCCCATGTCTTCTGAGGAACATGTCCAGTTTGCGAGTTCTTGTTTTACGAGATAACAATTTTTATGGGAACATATCATGTACACGGACAGATGTCAAATGGACAAACCTTCAGATTGTTGACATAGCTTCCAACAATTTTAGTGGTAGACTACCAAATACCATCCTATCTAGTTGGAAAGCAATGATGGGAGGTGGAAATGAAACTCATGATTACCTGAAATTCGAAGTTCTGCGGCTTAGCCAACTGTATTATCAAGATTCAATAACAGTTATCAGCAAAGGCCTTGAGATGAATTTGGTGAAGATCCTAACAATCTTCACATACATTGATGTGTCTCACAACAAATTTGAAGGGCTAATACCAGAAAATTTAGGGCAGTTAAATTCACTTATTGTTCTCAACTTGTCGCACAATGCTCTTGTTGGCCAAATCCCATCAGCTTTAGGCAGCATCTCACAGCTGGAGTCCTTAGACCTTTCGGATAACAAACTTAGTGGAGAAATTCCTCAGCAGCTTGCAGACCTAACATTTCTTTCAGTCCTGAACCTCTCATACAACAAGCTAGTCGGAAAGATTCCGACAAGTACTCAACTCCAATCATTCTCAGCATCTTCCTTCGCAAATAATAAAGGATTATTCGGACCTCCATTGACAAAAACATGTACAAATATCAGTACCGTGTCTGATTTTCCGCCGAGACATGGAGCAGAGATCAAATGGAATTACTTGAGTATTGAACTAGGATACGTCTTCGGGTTAGGAATTGTTGTTCTGCCTCTGATGTTGTGGAAGCGCTGGAGAATATGTTATTACAAACACATTGATGGGATTATTGTCAAGATGTTCCCCAAGCTATGTGACAGAATCAGGAACTCTCAGAGGAGGAGATACTAA